Proteins from a single region of Nerophis ophidion isolate RoL-2023_Sa linkage group LG08, RoL_Noph_v1.0, whole genome shotgun sequence:
- the LOC133557108 gene encoding fibroblast growth factor 21-like, translating to MFWSANNIFSFFLLIFQLPTSLTFYIADSNPLLAFNNQVREGHLYTENHRRGMYLQMTQDGRVSGSEVQTPYSLLQLQSIQPGHIAIKGQRSSLFLCTDSEGSLRGQTHFSEDDCSFKELLLADGYTRFLSAHHGLPVSLASRRSSDRQAIPFTRFLPLKDTLPAEAASEHPPKPEIYFNLDSEDLLGMGQNSMLSPHFSVDN from the exons ATGTTTTGGTCAGCAAACAACATCTTTTCCTTTTTTCTCCTCATATTTCAGCTTCCTACTTCTCTAACTTTCTATATTGCTGACTCTAACCCCCTTCTTGCATTTAACAATCAAGTCAGAGAGGGGCATCTTTACACAG AAAATCACAGACGAGGGATGTATCTACAGATGACCCAGGATGGGAGAGTATCTGGAAGTGAAGTCCAGACGCCTTACA GTTTGCTTCAGTTGCAGTCGATACAACCAGGCCACATTGCCATTAAAGGTCAGAGGTCATCCCTGTTTCTATGCACAGACAGTGAAGGCTCTCTGAGGGGGCAG ACACACTTCTCAGAGGACGACTGCAGTTTCAAAGAATTGCTGCTGGCGGACGGATACACACGTTTCCTGTCCGCACATCACGGACTTCCTGTGTCGCTGGCGTCCAGGCGTTCCTCTGATCGACAAGCGATCCCCTTCACTAGATTCCTGCCACTCAAGGATACTCTTCCAGCGGAGGCTGCATCCGAGCATCCGCCAAAACCAGAGATCTACTTCAACTTGGACTCTGAAGACCTTCTCGGAATGGGTCAGAATTCCATGCTCAGTCCTCATTTCTCAGTGGACAATTGA